From a single Streptomyces sp. 1331.2 genomic region:
- a CDS encoding FtsX-like permease family protein: MSALGKVVRAGVGRKRVQTLVMVLTTMMSVTACILAAGLLVAAQGPYQRSFADRHGAHLNVLYDPAKASPAQLAAAGHAPGVTASAGPYPAVTVQPRSGEDTKLPPPGSPLPPMTLVGRAQDGPMDGLRITMGRWVQGPGEVVFLDGHSPLAVGDSMRFPGLPGQPTLKVVGLADSVSWSADGWVAPEQVAGLTAPGTTPAAQYLYRFARAGTDAEVETDHAALAAAVPPGALTRATSYRPAQQEADRTASTFVPFVTAFGLLGLAMSVLIIGVVVSGAVTAATRRIGILKSLGLTPAQVAHAYIGQALIPAGIGTALGVLGGNLLSVPVLGIARKALRGGLLGIPLWVDLTVPALALAAVVGTALVPALRAGRLRTVEALAVGRTAPGAKRSAARGRAGLAGLLAGLQNGIGRLPVPRALSLGLVTPLHRPGRSATTAAAVVLGTAGVTLCVGLTLSLGLLQDGLEAGRTSKVVVEAPMEGPSKPADQLDEAAVARAIEARPGTRAWYSSVPAPVTLAGNTGRSEAIAFTGDVSWGGYQLVSGRWFDGPGEVVVGSTYLRTNQAKVGDTVTLTDHGRTAPAKITGEVLTTGDVVFMDRVALAPLGGAVAAEAISFHIDLTPGTDANAYADALDGVVRPMGLSAEPGEQHINIVMLAMNTLAGTLTLLLSVVAGLGVLNTVLLDTRERVHDLGVLKALGMSPRQTVGMVLTSVCGSGLVAGVIGVPIGILVHHRVMPAMARAAGISVPEADLTVFDPAVVGPLILGGLALALLGAALPATWAARTRTATALRTE; encoded by the coding sequence ATGAGCGCGCTCGGCAAGGTGGTCCGGGCCGGGGTGGGCCGCAAGCGGGTGCAGACCCTGGTCATGGTGCTCACCACGATGATGTCCGTGACGGCGTGCATCCTCGCGGCCGGGCTGCTGGTCGCCGCCCAGGGCCCGTACCAGCGCTCCTTCGCCGACCGGCACGGCGCGCACCTCAACGTGCTGTACGACCCGGCCAAGGCGAGCCCGGCCCAGCTGGCCGCGGCGGGCCACGCGCCCGGCGTGACGGCCTCGGCCGGGCCGTACCCGGCGGTCACCGTCCAGCCGCGCTCCGGCGAGGACACCAAGCTCCCGCCGCCCGGCAGTCCGCTCCCGCCGATGACGCTGGTCGGCCGGGCGCAGGACGGCCCGATGGACGGGCTGCGGATCACCATGGGCCGCTGGGTCCAGGGCCCCGGCGAGGTGGTGTTCCTGGACGGCCACTCCCCGCTGGCCGTCGGCGACAGCATGCGGTTCCCGGGCCTGCCCGGGCAGCCGACGCTCAAGGTCGTCGGCCTCGCCGACTCCGTCTCCTGGAGCGCGGACGGCTGGGTGGCCCCCGAGCAGGTCGCCGGGCTCACCGCGCCCGGCACCACGCCCGCCGCCCAGTACCTCTACCGCTTCGCCCGGGCCGGCACCGACGCCGAGGTGGAGACGGACCACGCCGCGCTCGCCGCCGCGGTGCCACCCGGCGCGCTCACCAGGGCCACCTCCTACCGGCCCGCCCAGCAGGAGGCCGACCGGACGGCCTCGACCTTCGTCCCGTTCGTCACGGCCTTCGGGCTGCTCGGCCTCGCCATGTCGGTGCTGATCATCGGAGTCGTGGTCAGCGGCGCCGTCACCGCGGCCACCCGCCGGATCGGCATCCTCAAGTCCCTGGGCCTCACCCCGGCCCAGGTGGCACACGCCTACATCGGCCAGGCGCTGATCCCCGCCGGGATCGGCACGGCGCTCGGCGTGCTCGGCGGCAACCTGCTCTCCGTCCCTGTCCTCGGCATCGCCCGGAAGGCCCTGCGCGGCGGCCTGCTCGGCATCCCGCTCTGGGTGGACCTCACCGTTCCGGCGCTGGCACTGGCCGCGGTGGTCGGCACCGCCCTGGTGCCGGCGCTGCGGGCCGGGCGGCTGCGCACGGTGGAGGCGCTCGCGGTCGGCCGGACGGCGCCGGGAGCCAAGCGATCGGCCGCCCGGGGCCGAGCCGGGCTGGCCGGCCTCCTGGCGGGGCTGCAGAACGGGATCGGCCGGCTTCCGGTGCCGCGTGCGCTGAGCCTCGGGCTGGTGACCCCGCTCCACCGGCCGGGCCGCTCGGCGACCACGGCGGCCGCGGTGGTGCTCGGCACCGCAGGGGTCACCCTCTGCGTCGGCCTGACGCTCTCACTCGGCCTGCTCCAGGACGGTCTGGAGGCCGGACGCACGAGCAAGGTCGTGGTCGAGGCGCCGATGGAGGGCCCGAGCAAGCCGGCCGACCAGCTGGACGAGGCGGCCGTGGCCCGGGCGATCGAGGCCCGTCCGGGCACCCGAGCCTGGTACAGCAGCGTCCCGGCGCCGGTGACCCTGGCCGGGAACACCGGACGCTCCGAGGCGATCGCGTTCACCGGCGACGTCTCGTGGGGCGGCTACCAACTGGTCTCCGGCCGCTGGTTCGACGGCCCCGGCGAAGTCGTGGTCGGCTCCACCTACCTCCGGACCAACCAGGCGAAGGTCGGCGACACCGTCACCCTCACCGACCACGGGCGCACCGCCCCGGCGAAGATCACCGGCGAGGTCCTGACCACCGGTGACGTCGTGTTCATGGACCGGGTCGCGCTGGCCCCGCTCGGCGGCGCCGTCGCCGCCGAGGCGATCTCCTTCCACATCGACCTCACTCCCGGCACCGACGCGAACGCCTACGCCGACGCGCTCGACGGCGTGGTCCGGCCGATGGGGCTGAGTGCCGAGCCGGGCGAGCAGCACATCAACATCGTGATGCTGGCGATGAACACCCTGGCGGGGACGCTCACCCTGCTGCTGTCCGTCGTCGCCGGGCTCGGGGTGCTCAACACGGTGCTGCTGGACACCCGGGAACGGGTGCACGACCTCGGGGTGCTCAAGGCACTCGGGATGTCGCCCCGGCAGACCGTCGGCATGGTGCTCACCTCGGTGTGCGGCAGCGGGCTGGTGGCCGGGGTGATCGGGGTGCCGATCGGGATCCTGGTGCACCACCGGGTGATGCCCGCGATGGCCCGCGCCGCCGGGATCAGTGTGCCCGAGGCGGACCTCACCGTGTTCGACCCGGCGGTGGTGGGGCCGCTGATACTCGGCGGGCTGGCGCTGGCCCTGCTCGGTGCAGCCCTCCCCGCCACCTGGGCTGCCCGGACCCGGACGGCCACGGCGCTGCGGACGGAGTGA
- a CDS encoding LysR family transcriptional regulator — MQVLRAVVDHGSVSAAATALGYTPSAVSQQVATLERETGTALLERIGRGVRPTAAGLLLAGHAAAIDRQVAEAGAALADLRAGRSGSLTVRYFATAGAALVAPAVAAFRREHPGVRLDLGTTDPEDPLTELRDGRADLAVVVRAGGRGPEGDRGPEGGLDEGDDAGRSGARPGGATRSDGLRLVHLRDDPYRVVLPRGHRLAARRVIGLAELADVPWVGAEPPGPCRDIVRAGCEAAGFRPAIAVDSADYTTAQGFVAAGLGVALVPELGLTQRHPGVSVRRLRDPEPVRILHAAVRESAWGQPVLGALVTALRAAGRTAGRTAGQTVGRTAGRTVGNITEDPADDVSGRP, encoded by the coding sequence ATGCAGGTCCTGCGCGCCGTGGTCGACCACGGCTCGGTGAGCGCCGCCGCCACCGCGCTCGGCTACACCCCGTCCGCCGTCAGCCAGCAGGTGGCGACGCTGGAACGGGAGACCGGGACGGCACTGCTGGAACGGATCGGCCGGGGCGTACGGCCGACCGCCGCCGGACTGCTGCTCGCCGGGCACGCCGCCGCCATCGACCGGCAGGTCGCCGAGGCCGGCGCGGCCCTCGCCGACCTGCGGGCCGGGCGCAGCGGCAGCCTGACTGTCCGCTACTTCGCCACCGCCGGCGCCGCACTGGTGGCACCGGCGGTGGCCGCGTTCCGCCGCGAACACCCGGGCGTACGGCTCGACCTCGGCACGACCGACCCCGAGGACCCGCTCACCGAGCTGCGGGACGGCCGCGCCGACCTCGCGGTGGTGGTCCGCGCCGGGGGCCGTGGCCCAGAAGGGGACCGTGGCCCAGAAGGGGGCCTGGACGAAGGTGACGACGCGGGCCGATCCGGAGCCCGCCCCGGGGGTGCGACGCGCTCGGACGGTCTGCGGCTGGTCCACCTGCGCGACGACCCGTACCGCGTCGTGCTGCCCCGGGGGCACCGACTCGCCGCCCGGCGCGTCATCGGCCTGGCCGAACTCGCGGACGTGCCCTGGGTGGGTGCCGAACCGCCCGGCCCCTGCCGGGACATCGTCCGGGCCGGCTGCGAGGCTGCCGGCTTCCGTCCGGCGATCGCGGTGGACAGCGCGGACTACACCACCGCACAGGGCTTCGTCGCGGCCGGACTGGGCGTGGCGCTGGTCCCCGAACTGGGCCTGACCCAGCGCCACCCGGGCGTCTCCGTACGGAGACTGCGCGATCCGGAACCGGTTCGCATCCTGCACGCCGCCGTGCGGGAGAGCGCCTGGGGGCAGCCGGTGCTCGGCGCGCTGGTCACGGCGCTGCGGGCGGCAGGACGAACGGCGGGCCGGACGGCGGGGCAGACGGTGGGAAGAACGGCGGGCCGGACGGTCGGGAACATCACAGAGGATCCAGCGGACGACGTATCGGGCCGCCCGTAG
- a CDS encoding response regulator, producing MRVVIAEDLFLLRDGLTRLLEANGMKVTAAVENGDQLLTAVAADRPDIAVVDVRLPPGFTDEGLRAALAARRAHPGLPVLVLSQFVEQLYARELLAGSSTGGIGYLLKDRVMDGTQFIDAVRRVAQGGTAMDPEVITRLLTHNSSAGPVSTLSPRERQVLALMAEGRSNAAIAQQLVITERAVAKHTASIFVRLDLQPSDDDNRRVLAVLAYLNNT from the coding sequence GTGCGCGTTGTCATCGCCGAAGACCTCTTCCTCCTCCGGGACGGCCTGACCCGGCTGCTGGAGGCCAACGGCATGAAGGTCACCGCGGCGGTCGAGAACGGTGACCAGTTGCTCACCGCGGTGGCCGCCGACCGGCCCGACATCGCCGTGGTCGACGTCCGGCTGCCACCGGGCTTCACCGACGAGGGGCTGCGGGCCGCGCTGGCCGCGCGCCGGGCGCACCCGGGCCTGCCCGTCCTGGTGCTGTCGCAGTTCGTGGAGCAGCTGTACGCCCGCGAGCTGCTCGCCGGCAGCAGCACCGGCGGGATCGGCTACCTGCTCAAGGACCGGGTGATGGACGGCACCCAGTTCATCGACGCCGTCCGGCGGGTCGCCCAGGGCGGTACCGCGATGGACCCGGAGGTGATCACCCGGCTGCTCACCCACAACTCCTCCGCGGGGCCGGTCTCCACCCTCTCCCCGCGCGAGCGGCAGGTGCTGGCGCTGATGGCGGAGGGCCGCTCCAACGCCGCCATCGCCCAGCAGTTGGTGATCACCGAGCGGGCCGTCGCCAAGCACACCGCGTCGATCTTCGTCCGGCTCGATCTCCAGCCCTCCGACGACGACAACCGCCGCGTCCTGGCCGTCCTGGCGTACCTCAACAACACCTGA
- a CDS encoding isopenicillin N synthase family dioxygenase, which translates to MTQQYTPISEAASGSAPADSLPVIDLSLADGSPDDRRRLHDELRTAATGVGFFQLVGHGVTREETAALTAAMRAFFSLPEADRLAVSNLNSPHYRGYTRTGDERTGGSQDWRDQLDIGAELPPHVPGAGEPPYWWLEGPNQWPAALPELRTAALGWIDRLGAVARRLLHELLTAIGARPDFYDDAFAGHPHLRLKLVRYPGTAPDGAGQGVGAHKDYGFITLLLQDTVGGLQVERPDGTFLDVPPLDGAFVVNLGELLEVATDGYLKATSHRVVSPPGARERFSVPFFFNPRLDAHIAPLDFPLAHHAPGATEDPDNPLFADFGLNEWKGYTRAHPEVTRRHHPALA; encoded by the coding sequence ATGACGCAGCAGTACACGCCCATATCCGAAGCCGCCTCCGGCTCCGCCCCGGCGGACTCCCTCCCGGTGATCGACCTCTCGCTCGCCGACGGCAGCCCGGACGACCGCCGCCGCCTGCACGACGAGCTCCGCACCGCGGCCACCGGTGTCGGCTTCTTCCAGCTCGTCGGCCACGGCGTCACCCGGGAGGAGACCGCCGCCCTCACCGCGGCCATGCGCGCCTTCTTCTCGCTCCCCGAAGCCGACCGGCTCGCCGTGAGCAACCTCAACTCCCCCCACTACCGCGGCTACACCCGCACCGGCGACGAGCGCACCGGCGGAAGCCAGGACTGGCGCGACCAGCTGGACATCGGCGCCGAGCTGCCGCCGCACGTCCCCGGCGCCGGCGAGCCCCCGTACTGGTGGCTGGAGGGCCCCAACCAGTGGCCCGCGGCGCTCCCCGAGCTGCGCACCGCCGCGCTCGGCTGGATCGACCGCCTCGGCGCGGTCGCCCGGCGACTGCTGCACGAACTGCTCACCGCGATCGGCGCCCGCCCCGACTTCTACGACGACGCCTTCGCGGGCCACCCCCACCTGCGGCTCAAGCTGGTCCGCTACCCCGGCACCGCCCCGGACGGCGCCGGCCAGGGCGTCGGCGCCCACAAGGACTACGGCTTCATCACCCTGCTGCTCCAGGACACCGTGGGCGGCCTCCAGGTCGAACGCCCGGACGGCACCTTCCTGGACGTCCCGCCGCTCGACGGCGCCTTCGTCGTCAACCTCGGCGAACTGCTGGAGGTGGCCACCGACGGCTACCTCAAGGCCACCAGCCACCGCGTGGTCAGCCCGCCCGGCGCCCGCGAGCGCTTCTCCGTCCCGTTCTTCTTCAACCCGCGCCTCGACGCCCACATCGCGCCGCTGGACTTCCCCCTCGCCCACCACGCCCCCGGCGCCACCGAAGACCCGGACAACCCCCTCTTCGCCGACTTCGGCCTCAACGAGTGGAAGGGCTACACCCGAGCCCACCCCGAAGTCACCCGCCGCCACCACCCCGCCCTCGCCTGA
- a CDS encoding MerR family transcriptional regulator, which yields MAWPIAEVARMSGVTARTLRHYDEIGLLPPARTGSNGHRYYEERQLLQLQQILVLRALGVGLTEIARILGDQVDELDALRGHHRRLLAERDRLDALAGTVSRTIADLERSRKEGTPMTINRPENLFEGIEPTDIDAGLRDFPEHAEAARRATAAMSPAEIEAGQRERTTRMIRLAELMAAGHPADAEPVQSTIDEEYRMLGTIRSVPAEEYLAMAQSCTENEQWAAVYEAIAPGLAAYQRAAMEAYAATRLG from the coding sequence ATGGCCTGGCCGATCGCGGAGGTCGCCCGGATGTCCGGGGTGACCGCCCGGACGCTGCGGCACTACGACGAGATCGGGCTGCTGCCTCCGGCCCGGACCGGCTCCAACGGCCACCGCTACTACGAGGAGCGGCAGTTGCTGCAGTTGCAGCAGATCCTCGTCCTGCGGGCACTGGGCGTGGGCCTGACCGAGATCGCCCGGATCCTGGGCGATCAGGTGGACGAGCTGGACGCCCTGCGGGGCCACCACCGACGGCTGCTTGCCGAGCGCGACCGGCTGGACGCCCTGGCCGGCACCGTTTCCCGCACGATCGCCGACCTGGAACGCTCCCGGAAGGAAGGCACTCCCATGACCATCAACCGCCCCGAGAACCTCTTCGAGGGCATCGAGCCCACCGACATCGACGCCGGCCTGCGCGACTTCCCCGAGCACGCCGAGGCGGCCCGGCGCGCGACCGCCGCGATGAGCCCGGCCGAGATCGAGGCCGGGCAGCGCGAGCGGACCACGCGCATGATCCGCCTGGCGGAGCTGATGGCGGCCGGCCACCCGGCCGACGCCGAGCCCGTGCAGAGCACGATCGACGAGGAGTACCGCATGCTCGGCACGATCCGGTCCGTCCCGGCGGAGGAGTACCTCGCGATGGCGCAGTCCTGCACCGAGAACGAGCAGTGGGCCGCCGTCTACGAGGCGATCGCCCCGGGCCTGGCCGCGTACCAGCGTGCCGCCATGGAGGCCTACGCGGCGACGCGGCTGGGCTGA
- a CDS encoding sensor histidine kinase, producing MTTGVTAGVTAGVPAEEHPGPVAWAARRAVRAFVDGVRAWYVVTMAVTGLIALLAGPILVAAALFGPEEAGPFGPGGPFFLLVPLAPVAVWALCWATGGGGRAVGAALFAPGALAVIATHLYGGAAPGGRSVSLWLAPSLVMLGLFGARWIATESRRTVGKWSGRPVPVPYRRAPGADSPWQRLRAGGWLADPATWRDFAWALLTGFAVLFTAAIVLLTPIVLEIFGRNGPFFPLGLVYGMGLCAAPAAALWAAPPVLRIHERAARALLGPSRRAELAHQVSHLARTRADTIDAGAAELRRIERDLHDGAQARLVALGMLLTVAEQLKDDPDALGPLLAEARESSVKALSELRDLVRGIHPPVLADRGLADAVQATALDMPLPVTFSGELPGRAPAPVESSAYFAVTELLANVVKHAGASHVWIEIGHSDGLLRISVTDDGRGGADPSLGTGLSGTERRLAAFDGVLAISSPPDGPTIVNLEIPCALSSPKTSSSSGTA from the coding sequence ATGACGACGGGAGTGACGGCGGGAGTGACGGCGGGAGTGCCGGCGGAGGAGCACCCGGGGCCGGTGGCCTGGGCGGCCCGGCGGGCGGTCCGGGCCTTCGTGGACGGGGTGCGCGCCTGGTACGTGGTCACGATGGCCGTGACGGGCCTGATCGCGCTGCTGGCCGGGCCGATCCTGGTGGCCGCCGCGCTGTTCGGACCGGAGGAGGCCGGACCGTTCGGGCCGGGCGGCCCGTTCTTCCTCCTGGTGCCGCTGGCCCCGGTCGCTGTCTGGGCGCTCTGCTGGGCCACCGGGGGCGGCGGCCGGGCGGTCGGGGCCGCCCTGTTCGCCCCGGGTGCGCTCGCGGTGATAGCGACGCACCTCTACGGGGGCGCGGCGCCCGGCGGCCGGTCGGTCTCGCTCTGGCTGGCCCCCTCGCTGGTGATGCTCGGGCTGTTCGGCGCGCGCTGGATCGCGACGGAGAGCCGGCGGACGGTCGGCAAGTGGAGCGGGCGGCCGGTCCCGGTGCCGTACCGCCGTGCGCCCGGCGCCGACAGCCCCTGGCAGCGGCTACGGGCCGGCGGCTGGCTGGCCGACCCGGCGACCTGGCGGGACTTCGCCTGGGCACTGCTCACCGGCTTCGCGGTGCTGTTCACCGCCGCGATCGTCCTGCTGACCCCGATCGTCCTGGAGATCTTCGGCCGGAACGGGCCCTTCTTCCCGCTGGGTCTGGTCTACGGGATGGGCCTGTGCGCCGCCCCGGCGGCCGCACTGTGGGCCGCCCCGCCGGTCCTGCGGATCCACGAGCGGGCCGCCCGGGCCCTGCTCGGGCCCTCCCGGCGGGCCGAGCTCGCCCACCAGGTCAGCCACCTGGCCCGGACCAGGGCGGACACCATCGACGCGGGGGCCGCCGAGCTGCGCCGGATCGAGCGGGACCTGCACGACGGGGCGCAGGCCCGGCTGGTGGCGCTGGGCATGCTACTGACCGTGGCCGAACAGCTGAAGGACGACCCGGACGCCCTGGGCCCGTTGCTGGCCGAGGCCAGGGAGTCCTCCGTGAAGGCGCTGAGCGAGCTGCGGGACCTGGTCCGCGGCATCCACCCCCCGGTGCTCGCCGACCGCGGACTGGCCGACGCAGTGCAGGCCACGGCACTGGACATGCCGCTGCCGGTCACCTTCAGCGGCGAGCTGCCCGGCCGGGCGCCCGCCCCGGTGGAGTCATCCGCCTACTTCGCGGTCACCGAGCTGCTGGCCAACGTGGTCAAGCACGCGGGCGCCTCGCACGTGTGGATCGAGATAGGGCACAGTGACGGGCTGTTGCGGATATCGGTCACCGACGACGGGCGCGGCGGCGCCGACCCGTCCCTGGGCACCGGCCTCAGCGGAACCGAACGCCGACTGGCCGCCTTCGACGGGGTGCTCGCGATCAGCAGCCCGCCCGACGGTCCGACCATCGTGAACCTGGAGATCCCGTGCGCGTTGTCATCGCCGAAGACCTCTTCCTCCTCCGGGACGGCCTGA
- a CDS encoding MerR family transcriptional regulator, whose product MGERGAGVGEVRLTVDELAARAGVTVRTVRFYGTKGLLPPPELGPRRVGLYGAAHLDRLGLIEELQRQGLTLAAIERYLAQLPEDSSPLDLAIHRALVASWTPEAAEELGRAQLERRAGRGLSEEHVERLAAMGALERTGDPEVFRVDPGLLPLGVRILDVPIPLETLLAARAVVLEHSRATAQELQRLFRETVWKPYRESEPAPAELARMKELTDHIQPMVAQALVTAFQRSLREELGEAVLSTAPPEHGESNG is encoded by the coding sequence ATGGGGGAGCGCGGCGCCGGGGTGGGCGAGGTGCGGCTGACGGTGGACGAGTTGGCGGCGCGGGCCGGGGTGACGGTGCGGACGGTGCGGTTCTACGGGACGAAGGGGCTGTTGCCGCCGCCGGAGCTGGGGCCCCGGCGGGTGGGGTTGTACGGGGCGGCGCACCTGGACCGGCTGGGGCTGATCGAGGAGTTGCAGCGGCAGGGCCTGACGCTGGCGGCGATCGAGCGGTACCTGGCGCAGCTGCCGGAGGACAGCAGCCCGCTGGACCTGGCGATCCACCGGGCGCTGGTGGCGTCCTGGACGCCCGAGGCGGCCGAGGAGCTGGGGCGGGCGCAGCTGGAGCGGCGGGCCGGGCGGGGGCTGTCGGAGGAGCACGTCGAGCGGCTGGCCGCGATGGGGGCGCTGGAGCGGACCGGCGATCCGGAGGTGTTCCGGGTCGATCCGGGCCTGCTGCCGCTGGGGGTGCGGATCCTGGACGTGCCGATCCCCCTGGAGACGCTGCTGGCCGCCCGGGCGGTGGTGCTGGAGCACAGCCGGGCCACGGCACAGGAGTTGCAGCGGCTGTTCCGGGAGACGGTGTGGAAGCCGTACCGGGAGAGCGAGCCCGCGCCGGCGGAGCTGGCCCGGATGAAGGAGCTGACGGACCACATCCAGCCGATGGTGGCGCAGGCGCTGGTCACGGCGTTCCAGCGCTCGCTCCGGGAGGAGTTGGGTGAGGCCGTCCTGAGCACGGCCCCACCCGAGCACGGCGAGTCGAACGGGTAA
- a CDS encoding ABC transporter ATP-binding protein, which translates to MNAPIIRIRGVSKTYDRSDAARPALAGLDLEVRAGEALAVLGRSGSGKSTLLNLIAGLDRPSEGTVEVDGVPVHRLGEAALAEYRRRRIGMVFQFFNLLDDLNVEDNVLLPAQLTGMRRDQARARAGELLEQLGVARHAKTFPGRLSGGERQRVAVARALMNRPPLLLADEPTGALDTASAADVRDLLRRLNAEGQTILLVTHDTALAEACADRTIELLDGRLVRDTAAVPTPGGVL; encoded by the coding sequence GTGAACGCGCCGATCATCCGGATCCGCGGCGTCAGCAAGACGTACGACAGATCCGACGCCGCCCGCCCCGCCCTGGCCGGGCTCGACCTGGAGGTGCGGGCCGGCGAGGCGCTGGCCGTGCTCGGCCGCTCGGGCAGCGGCAAGTCCACCCTGCTGAACCTGATCGCCGGCCTGGACCGCCCGAGCGAGGGCACGGTGGAAGTGGACGGCGTGCCCGTCCACCGGCTCGGCGAGGCCGCGCTGGCCGAGTACCGGCGGCGGCGGATCGGCATGGTGTTCCAGTTCTTCAACCTGCTGGACGACCTGAACGTGGAGGACAACGTGCTGCTCCCGGCGCAGCTGACCGGGATGCGGCGGGACCAGGCCAGGGCCCGGGCCGGGGAGCTGCTGGAGCAGCTGGGGGTGGCCCGGCACGCCAAGACCTTCCCCGGCCGGCTCTCCGGCGGCGAGCGGCAACGGGTCGCGGTGGCCCGGGCGCTGATGAACCGTCCGCCGCTGCTGCTGGCCGACGAGCCCACCGGAGCGCTGGACACCGCCTCCGCCGCCGACGTCCGCGACCTGCTGCGCCGGCTCAACGCGGAGGGCCAGACGATCCTGCTGGTCACCCATGACACCGCGCTCGCCGAGGCCTGCGCGGACCGGACGATCGAGCTGCTCGACGGCCGGCTGGTCCGGGACACGGCAGCCGTGCCGACACCCGGGGGAGTGCTGTGA
- a CDS encoding DUF2332 domain-containing protein, whose amino-acid sequence MYSATGDLYRAFAEREARGNSAIYRDLAEHVAGDDRLLALLDGLPAAKRQPNLLFGAVRHLGGPVTAGWPAFRDWVTAHRDEVSATMLERRTQTNEAGRCATLLPLLATLPQPLALIEVGASAGLCLYPDRYRYRYLSADGAADAAGAGGTDGVDGAAGTATVVAEFGATGSPVTLDCTVDGPVPLTAALRARLPEVVWRAGIDLNPLDVRDEEDMRWLESLVWPEQAHRLDRLRGAVRVARAEPPLLLRGDLNATVRELVARVPAGATPVVFHSAVLAYLSPEAREEFAATMRELPGHWISNEAVSVLPAVARRLPRPAPAGSGLFALALDERPVAFTGPHGQSLDWFDDFGNA is encoded by the coding sequence ATGTACAGCGCCACGGGGGACCTCTACCGCGCGTTCGCGGAGCGGGAGGCACGCGGCAACTCCGCGATCTACCGGGACCTGGCCGAACACGTCGCCGGGGACGACCGGTTGCTCGCCCTGCTGGACGGTCTGCCGGCCGCGAAGCGGCAGCCGAACCTGCTGTTCGGCGCCGTCCGCCACCTGGGCGGGCCGGTGACGGCGGGCTGGCCGGCCTTCCGGGACTGGGTGACGGCCCATCGGGACGAGGTGTCGGCGACCATGCTGGAGCGGCGGACGCAGACCAACGAGGCAGGTCGCTGCGCCACCCTGCTGCCGCTGCTCGCGACGCTGCCGCAGCCGCTCGCACTGATCGAGGTGGGGGCCTCGGCGGGGCTCTGCCTGTACCCGGACCGGTACCGCTACCGGTACCTCTCTGCGGACGGGGCAGCCGACGCAGCCGGGGCGGGCGGAACGGACGGGGTGGACGGGGCGGCCGGAACGGCCACCGTGGTGGCCGAGTTCGGTGCGACGGGGAGCCCGGTGACGCTGGACTGCACGGTCGACGGGCCGGTGCCGCTCACCGCCGCCCTGCGGGCGCGCCTGCCCGAGGTGGTGTGGCGGGCCGGGATCGACCTCAACCCGCTGGACGTCCGGGACGAGGAGGACATGCGCTGGCTGGAGTCGCTGGTGTGGCCGGAGCAGGCGCATCGGCTGGACCGACTGCGCGGCGCCGTCCGGGTCGCCCGGGCCGAACCGCCGCTGCTTCTGCGCGGCGATCTCAACGCGACGGTACGGGAGTTGGTGGCGCGGGTGCCGGCCGGGGCGACGCCGGTGGTGTTCCACAGCGCCGTCCTCGCGTACCTGTCGCCGGAGGCTCGGGAGGAGTTCGCGGCGACCATGCGCGAGCTGCCCGGGCACTGGATCTCCAACGAGGCGGTCTCCGTGCTGCCGGCCGTCGCCCGACGGCTCCCCCGCCCGGCCCCGGCCGGATCCGGGCTGTTCGCGCTGGCCCTGGACGAGCGGCCGGTGGCCTTCACCGGGCCGCACGGGCAGTCCCTGGACTGGTTCGACGACTTCGGCAACGCATAG